A section of the Streptomyces sp. V3I8 genome encodes:
- a CDS encoding GlxA family transcriptional regulator — MPTPRPRRVAVLVLEGAKPLDVGIPAQVFSTRASMPYEVRLCGAAPGLVTGGDGLSYHVADGPDALAWADIVFIPGYRFPGREDPPPAVVEALLAAHRRGARLAAISTGAFALAATGLLDGKRATTHWHYTRALAAGYPRVRVDENVLFVDEGSVLTSAGAASGIDLCLHILRGDLGVAASNHAARRLVAAPYRSGGQAQYVPRSVPEPLGEQFAATRQWALHRLGERLTLDLLARQAAVSPRTFSRRFVQETGYTPMQWVMRARIDLARELLERSQRSVEQIAADVGLGTGANLRTHFQRILGTTPSEYRRTFTPGG; from the coding sequence ATGCCGACTCCCCGCCCGCGCCGCGTCGCCGTTCTGGTACTGGAGGGTGCCAAGCCGCTCGACGTCGGCATTCCGGCCCAGGTGTTCAGCACGCGGGCGAGCATGCCGTACGAGGTACGGCTGTGCGGCGCGGCGCCCGGTCTGGTGACCGGCGGCGACGGCCTCTCCTACCATGTCGCCGACGGCCCGGACGCGCTCGCGTGGGCCGACATCGTCTTCATCCCCGGCTACCGGTTCCCGGGCCGGGAGGATCCGCCGCCCGCCGTCGTCGAGGCGCTGCTCGCCGCCCACCGCCGGGGCGCCCGGCTGGCGGCGATCTCGACGGGCGCCTTCGCGCTCGCCGCGACGGGCCTGCTCGACGGGAAGCGCGCCACGACCCACTGGCACTACACGCGGGCGCTGGCGGCCGGGTATCCGCGGGTGCGGGTCGACGAGAACGTGCTGTTCGTCGACGAGGGCAGCGTCCTGACCTCGGCGGGCGCCGCCTCGGGCATCGACTTGTGCCTGCACATCCTGCGCGGCGACCTCGGGGTGGCCGCGTCCAACCACGCGGCCCGGCGCCTCGTCGCGGCCCCCTACCGCAGCGGGGGCCAGGCGCAGTACGTACCGCGCAGTGTGCCGGAGCCGCTCGGCGAACAGTTCGCCGCCACCCGGCAGTGGGCCCTGCACCGGCTCGGTGAGCGGCTCACCCTCGACCTGCTGGCGCGGCAGGCCGCGGTCTCACCGCGCACCTTCTCCCGGCGCTTCGTGCAGGAGACGGGGTACACGCCGATGCAGTGGGTCATGCGGGCCCGCATCGACCTGGCCCGCGAACTGCTCGAACGCTCGCAGCGCAGTGTCGAGCAGATCGCCGCCGACGTCGGCCTGGGCACGGGCGCGAACCTGCGGACGCACTTCCAGCGCATCCTGGGCACCACACCCAGCGAGTACCGGCGCACCTTCACCCCGGGCGGGTGA
- the gap gene encoding type I glyceraldehyde-3-phosphate dehydrogenase gives MTRIAINGFGRIGRNVLRALIERDSALEVVAVNDLTEPATLARLLAYDTTAGRLGRPVTVEGDTLVVDGRRITVLAEREPAQLPWAALEVDIVVEATGRFTSAKAAGAHLDAGAKQVLVSAPSDGADVTLAFGVNTDAYDPALHRIVSCASCTTNALAPLAAVLDDLAGIEHAFMTTVHAYTQEQNLQDGPHRDARRARAAAVNIVPTTTGAAKAIGLVLPNLDGKLAGDSIRVPVPVGSIVELNTTVARDVTRDDVLAAYRTAADGPLAGVLEYSDFPLVSSDIVGNPASSIFDSALTRVDGRHVKVVAWYDNEWGFSHRVVDTLEFLATR, from the coding sequence ATGACTCGCATCGCCATCAACGGATTCGGCCGTATCGGACGCAACGTGCTGCGGGCGCTGATCGAACGCGACAGCGCCCTCGAGGTGGTCGCCGTCAACGACCTCACGGAGCCGGCCACCCTCGCGCGGCTGCTCGCGTACGACACGACGGCCGGCCGGCTCGGCCGCCCGGTGACCGTCGAGGGCGACACGCTCGTCGTGGACGGCCGCCGCATCACGGTGCTCGCCGAACGCGAACCCGCGCAACTGCCGTGGGCCGCCCTCGAGGTGGACATCGTCGTCGAGGCCACCGGCCGCTTCACGTCGGCCAAGGCCGCGGGCGCCCACCTCGACGCGGGCGCGAAGCAGGTGCTCGTCAGCGCGCCGTCGGACGGCGCCGACGTCACGCTGGCCTTCGGGGTCAACACCGATGCCTACGACCCGGCCCTGCACCGGATCGTCTCGTGTGCCTCGTGCACGACGAACGCGCTGGCTCCGCTGGCCGCCGTGCTCGACGACCTCGCGGGCATCGAGCACGCCTTCATGACGACGGTGCACGCCTACACGCAGGAGCAGAACCTGCAGGACGGCCCGCACCGGGACGCCCGCCGGGCCCGGGCCGCGGCGGTCAACATCGTGCCGACGACGACGGGCGCCGCCAAGGCGATCGGCCTCGTGCTGCCCAACCTGGACGGCAAGCTGGCGGGCGACTCGATCCGCGTGCCGGTCCCCGTGGGTTCCATCGTCGAGCTCAACACGACCGTGGCCCGTGACGTGACCCGCGACGACGTACTGGCGGCCTACCGCACCGCGGCCGACGGGCCGCTCGCGGGCGTCCTCGAGTACTCGGACTTCCCGCTCGTGTCCTCCGACATCGTGGGCAATCCCGCCTCGTCGATCTTCGACTCCGCCCTCACCCGCGTGGACGGCCGCCACGTGAAGGTGGTCGCCTGGTACGACAACGAGTGGGGCTTCTCCCACCGCGTGGTCGACACGCTCGAGTTCCTCGCCACCCGCTGA
- a CDS encoding phosphatase PAP2 family protein produces MLWAAVGFVFLAFLVTLEIVARGYGMHGPIANVSRELIFAPHSGPLLYAGMALMMVVLTWRQRFVAAGAAVGIDVVFWLVRWAAGADMNFGNGALWVLIGCAVLAVTRRTGEDRALLLKGAGLGLLLIGGHKTGDTWLLITSKTRPDVLDPYVAAADHALGDPSWLVGRAMAATDPVSGHVLGAVYGQLPLAAAVFALYQLRHVAVERRFPHHHLVRTFLVIGLLGPAIYMIFPVAGPVFAYGPDGGPWAAADLWPHTLPPIDVPHPLPFDEITPRNCMPSLHTAWATAIFLHSRKGSRPLRYAGTFWLVGTLTATLGFGYHYGADLVAGVVFALTIDAGMRALGRGWDGTATRLVVYGTTVFAALLVAYRWLPMQMAHHPWVFGPLLIALMASVIAVYVRAVRLWDPKSVPAQRPAPVEPPSPARHPDAVRQPDPVQQPDPVRQPDAETQPARTQPEPA; encoded by the coding sequence ATGTTGTGGGCCGCGGTGGGTTTCGTGTTCCTCGCGTTTCTCGTCACTCTGGAGATCGTCGCGCGGGGCTACGGGATGCACGGGCCGATCGCCAATGTGTCGCGAGAGCTGATATTCGCCCCGCATTCGGGGCCGCTGCTGTACGCCGGAATGGCGTTGATGATGGTGGTGCTCACCTGGCGGCAGCGTTTCGTCGCGGCGGGTGCCGCGGTCGGCATCGATGTCGTCTTCTGGCTGGTGCGATGGGCGGCCGGCGCCGACATGAACTTCGGCAACGGCGCGCTGTGGGTCCTCATCGGCTGTGCCGTCCTCGCCGTCACCCGACGCACCGGCGAGGACCGTGCCCTGCTGCTCAAGGGTGCCGGACTCGGCCTGCTGCTGATAGGCGGCCACAAGACGGGCGACACCTGGCTGCTCATCACGTCGAAGACCCGCCCGGACGTCCTCGACCCGTACGTGGCGGCGGCCGACCACGCGCTGGGTGATCCCTCGTGGCTGGTCGGCCGCGCGATGGCGGCGACCGACCCGGTCAGCGGTCACGTCCTCGGCGCCGTCTACGGCCAGCTCCCGCTCGCCGCGGCCGTCTTCGCGCTCTACCAGCTGCGGCACGTGGCGGTCGAACGCCGCTTCCCGCACCACCATCTGGTACGCACCTTCCTGGTCATCGGTCTGCTCGGCCCGGCCATCTACATGATCTTCCCGGTCGCGGGACCCGTCTTCGCCTACGGCCCCGACGGCGGGCCCTGGGCGGCGGCCGACCTGTGGCCGCACACGCTGCCGCCGATCGACGTCCCGCACCCGCTGCCGTTCGACGAGATCACCCCGCGCAACTGCATGCCGAGCCTGCACACGGCGTGGGCCACGGCGATCTTCCTCCATTCCCGCAAGGGCTCACGACCCCTGCGGTACGCGGGCACGTTCTGGCTGGTCGGCACACTCACCGCGACACTGGGATTCGGCTACCACTACGGCGCGGACCTGGTCGCCGGTGTGGTGTTCGCGCTCACCATCGACGCGGGGATGCGCGCACTCGGCCGCGGCTGGGACGGCACGGCGACCCGCCTGGTCGTGTACGGCACGACGGTGTTCGCCGCACTCCTGGTGGCGTATCGCTGGCTGCCGATGCAGATGGCCCACCATCCGTGGGTGTTCGGACCGCTCCTCATCGCGCTGATGGCCTCGGTGATCGCCGTCTACGTACGGGCCGTGCGGCTCTGGGATCCGAAGAGCGTTCCCGCGCAGCGACCGGCTCCCGTGGAGCCCCCGTCCCCCGCGCGACACCCGGATGCCGTGCGGCAACCGGACCCGGTGCAGCAACCGGACCCCGTGCGGCAACCGGATGCGGAGACGCAGCCGGCGCGGACCCAGCCCGAACCGGCTTAG
- a CDS encoding DUF1684 domain-containing protein — protein MSQSSSSPASAHPGEEWDAWRAERHRSLTSPTGNLALVETRWLPAGEKPDTGAIRAGQPDGVRVTTLRRNDLVTGEPEHGLRFWDADAPAIRHFEGVSAFPYDPAWVLEATYTPVPGARRVAFEHLRDNGGTRELVVPGDITLTVDGRAYTLSAFDDDGTLLLVFGDPTNGDTTYGAGRFLFVRRTEDDNRVVLDFNRAFVPPCGFSDQYNCPMPPRQNRFHLAVEAGEKLPLFRDGFPAQH, from the coding sequence GTGTCCCAGTCCAGCTCCTCCCCGGCCTCCGCCCACCCCGGGGAGGAGTGGGACGCCTGGCGGGCCGAGCGCCACCGCTCGCTCACCTCGCCCACCGGCAACCTCGCCCTCGTCGAGACCCGCTGGCTGCCGGCCGGCGAGAAGCCCGACACCGGCGCGATTCGCGCGGGACAGCCGGACGGTGTGAGGGTCACCACGCTGCGGCGCAACGACCTCGTCACCGGCGAACCGGAGCACGGCCTGCGCTTCTGGGACGCCGACGCGCCCGCGATCCGTCACTTCGAGGGGGTCAGCGCCTTCCCGTACGACCCCGCCTGGGTCCTCGAAGCGACCTACACCCCCGTGCCCGGCGCCCGCCGCGTCGCCTTCGAGCACCTCCGGGACAACGGCGGCACCCGCGAGCTGGTCGTCCCGGGCGACATCACACTCACCGTCGACGGCCGCGCGTACACCCTCAGCGCGTTCGACGACGACGGCACCCTGCTCCTCGTCTTCGGCGACCCCACCAACGGGGACACCACCTACGGCGCCGGCCGTTTCCTGTTCGTGCGGCGCACCGAGGACGACAACCGGGTGGTCCTCGACTTCAACCGGGCCTTCGTACCGCCCTGCGGATTCTCCGATCAGTACAACTGTCCCATGCCGCCGCGGCAGAACCGCTTCCACCTGGCCGTCGAGGCCGGCGAGAAGCTCCCCCTCTTCCGCGACGGCTTCCCGGCCCAGCACTGA
- a CDS encoding ABC transporter substrate-binding protein, whose protein sequence is MSKNSKRKASLYGTATVATLALGLTACGGGSGGSGASSGTWDKSATVNIGSLYEPQNLDNTAGGGQGVTEALNGNVYEGLFKLTDDGKVDDLLAEDHEVSKDGLTYTFTLRDGVKFHSGKELTSADVKYSLEKVLADDSQSARKSNLEVVKDIATPDAKTVEVTLSKKSISFVYNLSYVWIINSEAKNLKTTEDGTGPYKLAKWTRGSALSLDRFAGYWGDAAANKKVVYHYYKDATALNNALLTNAVDVVTSEQSPDALEQFKSNRNYKVNDGDSTTKLLLAFNDKAKPFTDVKVRRAVSAAIDDKKLLDSVWGGYGKLIGSMVPPTDPWYEDLTDVNAYDVTKAKKLLSEAGYAKGFSFTLDTPNYDPHPTAATFIKSQLAQVGITVKINTITPDEWYTKVYKNRDFTATLQEHVNDRDLVWYGNPDFYWGYDDKQVTRWVEQAEEASTTDEQTDLLKKVNRRTAEDAASDWLYLYPQIVVASSKLSGYPLNGLNSQFYAYDIKKKG, encoded by the coding sequence ATGAGCAAGAACAGCAAGCGCAAGGCGTCCCTCTACGGCACCGCGACCGTGGCCACCCTCGCCCTCGGCCTCACCGCGTGCGGCGGCGGCTCCGGCGGGAGCGGCGCCTCGTCCGGCACCTGGGACAAGAGCGCCACCGTGAACATCGGCTCCCTCTACGAGCCGCAGAACCTCGACAACACCGCGGGCGGCGGCCAGGGCGTCACCGAGGCCCTGAACGGCAACGTCTACGAGGGTCTCTTCAAGCTCACCGACGACGGCAAGGTCGACGACCTCCTCGCCGAGGACCACGAGGTGAGCAAGGACGGCCTCACCTACACCTTCACCCTGCGCGACGGCGTGAAGTTCCACAGCGGCAAGGAATTGACCAGCGCCGACGTCAAGTACAGCCTGGAGAAGGTCCTCGCGGACGACTCGCAGTCCGCCCGCAAGAGCAACCTCGAGGTCGTCAAGGACATCGCCACCCCCGACGCGAAGACCGTCGAGGTCACCCTGTCGAAGAAGTCGATCTCCTTCGTCTACAACCTCTCCTACGTCTGGATCATCAACTCCGAGGCCAAGAACCTCAAGACGACCGAGGACGGCACCGGCCCCTACAAGCTCGCCAAGTGGACCCGCGGCTCCGCGCTGAGCCTCGACCGCTTCGCCGGCTACTGGGGCGACGCCGCCGCCAACAAGAAGGTCGTCTACCACTACTACAAGGACGCCACCGCGCTGAACAACGCGCTGCTGACCAACGCCGTCGACGTGGTCACCAGCGAGCAGTCGCCCGACGCCCTGGAGCAGTTCAAGAGCAACCGGAACTACAAGGTCAACGACGGCGACTCCACCACCAAGCTGCTTCTCGCCTTCAACGACAAGGCGAAGCCGTTCACGGACGTCAAGGTCCGCCGGGCCGTCTCCGCCGCCATCGACGACAAGAAGCTGCTCGATTCCGTCTGGGGCGGCTACGGCAAGCTCATCGGCTCGATGGTGCCGCCGACCGACCCCTGGTACGAAGACCTCACCGACGTCAACGCGTACGACGTCACCAAGGCGAAGAAGCTGCTCTCGGAGGCGGGCTACGCCAAGGGCTTCAGCTTCACCCTCGACACCCCGAACTACGACCCGCATCCCACGGCCGCGACCTTCATCAAGTCGCAGCTCGCCCAGGTCGGCATCACCGTCAAGATCAATACGATCACGCCGGACGAGTGGTACACGAAGGTCTACAAGAACCGCGACTTCACGGCCACGCTCCAGGAGCACGTGAACGACCGCGACCTGGTCTGGTACGGCAACCCCGACTTCTACTGGGGCTACGACGACAAGCAGGTCACCCGGTGGGTCGAGCAGGCCGAGGAGGCCTCCACGACCGACGAGCAGACCGACCTGCTCAAGAAGGTCAACCGCAGGACCGCCGAGGACGCGGCCAGCGACTGGCTCTACCTCTACCCGCAGATCGTCGTCGCGAGCAGCAAGCTCTCCGGCTACCCGCTCAACGGCCTCAACTCGCAGTTCTACGCCTACGACATCAAGAAGAAGGGCTGA
- a CDS encoding ABC transporter permease yields the protein MGRYLLRRLAFLLVSLALASVVLFVLLRLLPGDPANALTSVGASPEQIAAARHSIGSDRPLPEQFTHWLGQLASGDLGTSFVSSLPVGPEVSARLNVTVPLTLAAFVLAVVVAVPVGFVAAYKRRTWYGALLSGISQLGIAVPVFWLGMILIAVFALNAGWLPSGGFPQDGWAAPADAIRSLVLPVVTIALVMGASLIRYVRSATLDVLGSDYLRTARALGASFPRAMWRHGLRNASVPVISVLGIELASTLLGAVVVESVFALPGLGSLLATGIAQHDYPVVQGVLFVSTLAVLLIGFAADLVQRIIDPRLRGRLSGGAR from the coding sequence ATGGGGCGCTACCTCCTGCGCCGCCTCGCGTTCCTCCTGGTGTCGCTGGCCCTGGCGAGCGTGGTGCTCTTCGTCCTGCTGCGCCTGCTCCCCGGCGATCCGGCCAACGCGCTCACCTCGGTGGGCGCGAGCCCGGAGCAGATCGCCGCGGCCCGCCACTCCATCGGTTCCGACCGGCCGCTGCCCGAGCAGTTCACCCACTGGCTCGGGCAGTTGGCGAGCGGCGACCTCGGCACGTCCTTCGTCAGCTCGCTGCCGGTCGGCCCCGAGGTCAGCGCCCGCCTGAACGTCACGGTCCCGCTGACGCTGGCCGCGTTCGTGCTGGCCGTCGTCGTCGCCGTACCCGTCGGCTTCGTGGCCGCGTACAAGCGCCGCACCTGGTACGGGGCGCTGCTCAGCGGAATCTCCCAACTGGGCATCGCCGTCCCGGTGTTCTGGCTCGGCATGATCCTCATCGCCGTGTTCGCGCTGAACGCGGGCTGGCTGCCCTCCGGCGGCTTTCCGCAGGACGGCTGGGCCGCGCCCGCCGATGCGATCCGCTCCCTCGTCCTGCCGGTGGTCACCATCGCGCTGGTGATGGGCGCCTCACTGATCAGGTACGTCCGCTCCGCCACGCTCGACGTCCTCGGCAGCGACTACCTGCGCACCGCCCGGGCCCTCGGCGCCTCCTTCCCGCGCGCCATGTGGCGGCACGGGCTGCGCAACGCCTCCGTCCCGGTGATCTCCGTCCTCGGGATCGAACTCGCCTCGACCCTGCTCGGCGCGGTCGTCGTGGAATCCGTCTTCGCACTGCCCGGTCTCGGCTCGCTGCTCGCCACCGGCATCGCCCAGCACGACTACCCGGTCGTCCAGGGCGTCCTGTTCGTCTCGACCCTCGCCGTGCTCCTGATCGGCTTCGCCGCCGACCTGGTCCAGCGGATCATCGACCCGCGCCTGCGCGGACGGCTCTCAGGAGGTGCCCGGTGA
- a CDS encoding ABC transporter permease produces the protein MTLTEAQLKAPPTPRRRRSATLLAGCALTALIVLLALVSLLWLPFGTDDTSGGRLAGPGGGHLLGTDKLGRDLFTQLMTGSRIAVQAGLGSVAVAALVGVTLGVLAAFAQGWLDDTLAAFLDILIAFPTLLLAMLVVAARSATLGSAILAIGLAQSAVVARLVRILVKRVLAQDYVTAARTSGTSWPRTVAGHVLPNIWPTLVVNLALQFGLAVLAEAGLSYLGLGAPPPNASWGRMLQEAQATFTTAPAGALAPGILLVVLVVGVNLIADGLRDTLDPATRRRRT, from the coding sequence GTGACCCTCACGGAGGCCCAGCTCAAGGCACCGCCGACGCCGCGCCGCCGCCGTTCCGCCACCCTGCTGGCCGGCTGCGCGCTGACCGCCCTGATCGTGCTGCTCGCCCTCGTCTCGCTCCTCTGGCTGCCCTTCGGCACCGACGACACCTCCGGAGGCCGGCTCGCGGGCCCGGGTGGCGGACATCTGCTCGGCACCGACAAGCTGGGCCGGGACCTGTTCACCCAGCTGATGACCGGCTCCCGTATCGCCGTCCAGGCGGGTCTCGGCTCGGTCGCCGTCGCCGCGCTCGTCGGGGTCACCCTCGGGGTGCTCGCCGCGTTCGCGCAGGGCTGGCTCGACGACACGCTCGCCGCGTTCCTCGACATCCTCATCGCCTTCCCGACCCTGCTGCTCGCGATGCTCGTCGTCGCCGCCCGCTCGGCCACCCTCGGCTCCGCGATCCTCGCCATCGGCCTGGCACAGAGCGCGGTGGTCGCCCGTCTCGTACGGATCCTCGTCAAGCGGGTCCTGGCCCAGGACTACGTCACCGCCGCCCGGACCTCGGGCACCTCCTGGCCGCGTACGGTCGCCGGACACGTCCTGCCGAACATCTGGCCCACCCTCGTGGTCAACCTGGCGCTCCAGTTCGGCCTCGCCGTACTGGCCGAGGCGGGCCTGTCCTACCTCGGCCTCGGCGCTCCGCCGCCCAACGCCTCCTGGGGCCGCATGCTCCAGGAGGCACAGGCCACCTTCACCACGGCCCCCGCGGGCGCGCTGGCCCCCGGCATCCTGCTGGTCGTGCTCGTCGTCGGGGTCAACCTCATCGCCGACGGGCTGCGCGACACCCTCGACCCGGCGACCCGCCGGAGGCGGACATGA
- a CDS encoding ABC transporter ATP-binding protein has protein sequence MTLHDTPPAPLLAVRGLTVRTDDGRTLVDDLSFTVDSGERLGLIGESGSGKSLTTLALLGLLPDGMTVTGSVELAGTQIVGAPEKRLTAVRGRDAAVVFQEPLTALDPLMRLGRQIAEPLARRTGLRGRDLRTAVTEALVRVRLSEPDRIARAFPHEISGGQRQRVALAMALACDPGLLIADEPTTALDVSVQAEMLELLDTLVREREMAVLFVSHDLAVVARVTDRVLVMKDGRAVEEGPVLDVVTAPKAEYTRALVAGARTLESALDLRSPR, from the coding sequence ATGACCCTCCACGACACCCCTCCCGCCCCCCTGCTCGCCGTACGCGGCCTGACCGTGCGCACCGACGACGGGCGCACCCTCGTCGACGACCTCTCCTTCACCGTCGACAGCGGCGAACGGCTCGGCCTGATCGGCGAGTCCGGCTCCGGCAAGTCCCTCACCACGCTCGCCCTGCTGGGCCTGCTGCCCGACGGCATGACCGTCACCGGCAGCGTCGAACTGGCCGGCACGCAGATCGTCGGCGCCCCCGAGAAGCGCCTGACCGCCGTACGCGGCCGGGACGCGGCCGTGGTCTTCCAGGAGCCCCTGACCGCCCTCGACCCGCTGATGCGGCTGGGCCGCCAGATCGCCGAACCCCTGGCCCGCAGGACCGGCCTCAGGGGACGGGACCTGCGGACCGCCGTCACCGAGGCCCTCGTCCGGGTGCGGCTGTCCGAACCCGACCGCATCGCCCGCGCCTTCCCGCACGAGATCTCCGGCGGGCAGCGCCAGCGCGTCGCCCTCGCCATGGCCCTGGCCTGCGATCCGGGCCTGCTCATCGCCGACGAACCCACCACCGCGCTCGACGTGTCCGTCCAGGCCGAGATGCTGGAGCTGCTCGACACGCTCGTCCGTGAACGCGAGATGGCCGTGCTGTTCGTCAGCCACGACCTCGCCGTGGTCGCCAGGGTGACCGACCGCGTCCTGGTGATGAAGGACGGGCGGGCCGTCGAGGAGGGTCCCGTCCTGGACGTCGTCACCGCGCCAAAGGCCGAGTACACCAGGGCGCTCGTCGCCGGCGCCCGCACACTGGAGTCCGCCCTGGACCTGAGGAGCCCGCGATGA
- a CDS encoding ABC transporter ATP-binding protein: MTPVPEPASVPGPTPVLELTDVAVRYRGAAADVVQGVSLAVEPGQSLALVGESGAGKTTLLRLLLGLARPTAGTVRFDGDPLTPRDRRQMRRFRRGVQCVFQDPYSSLDPSRRIAAIVAEPLRSLGLDSRTTAAPKVAAALERVGLPADTASRYPHEFSGGQRQRIAIARAIVCDPRVLLADEPVSALDVTTRVKVVDLLAELKEERRLTLVMVSHDLSVVASLCERTAVLERGRLVEQGDTAQVLGAPAHPYTRRLIDSVPRLPV, encoded by the coding sequence ATGACGCCCGTACCGGAGCCGGCATCCGTACCCGGGCCGACGCCCGTACTGGAACTGACGGACGTGGCCGTGCGCTACCGGGGCGCCGCCGCCGATGTCGTACAGGGCGTGTCCCTCGCCGTCGAGCCCGGGCAGTCGCTGGCGCTCGTCGGCGAGTCGGGCGCCGGCAAGACCACCCTCCTGCGGCTCCTGCTGGGACTGGCCCGCCCCACGGCCGGCACCGTCCGCTTCGACGGCGATCCGCTCACCCCGCGCGACCGGCGGCAGATGCGCCGCTTCCGGCGCGGCGTCCAGTGCGTGTTCCAGGACCCGTACTCCTCCCTCGACCCGAGCCGGCGTATCGCCGCGATCGTCGCGGAACCGCTGCGCTCCCTGGGCCTCGACAGCCGTACGACCGCCGCGCCGAAGGTGGCCGCCGCGCTGGAACGGGTCGGACTCCCGGCCGACACGGCCTCCCGCTACCCGCACGAGTTCTCCGGCGGCCAGCGCCAGCGCATCGCGATCGCCCGTGCCATCGTGTGCGACCCGCGCGTCCTGCTCGCCGACGAACCCGTGAGCGCGCTCGACGTGACCACCCGGGTCAAGGTCGTCGACCTGCTGGCCGAGCTGAAGGAGGAGCGGCGGCTCACCCTCGTCATGGTCTCCCACGACCTGTCGGTCGTCGCCTCCCTGTGCGAGCGTACGGCGGTCCTGGAGCGCGGCCGGCTGGTCGAGCAGGGCGACACCGCCCAGGTACTGGGGGCCCCGGCCCACCCGTACACCCGGCGTCTGATCGACAGCGTGCCGCGGCTGCCGGTCTGA
- a CDS encoding DUF1990 family protein translates to MTADADSRGEPPVRTGLSYGVPGATRPDEPLWGEGPPGFRRFERTVVIGRGEDAWRTAADAVMRWEVKRRSGFVIVAEDGGAGEDADGPRARQHGRYRVTAGPGPFTVREPVEVVAVVEDRDRCGFAYGTRHGHPVSGEEAFVVHRDDRGTVRLTLRSLTRAAPAGPWRRLFPLLLLAQRYARRRYLRALS, encoded by the coding sequence ATGACGGCGGACGCGGACAGCCGGGGCGAGCCGCCCGTACGCACCGGACTCAGTTACGGGGTCCCGGGCGCGACCCGGCCCGACGAACCCCTCTGGGGCGAGGGCCCGCCCGGGTTCCGGCGTTTCGAACGGACCGTCGTGATCGGCCGGGGCGAGGACGCCTGGCGCACCGCCGCGGACGCGGTGATGCGCTGGGAGGTCAAACGGCGCAGCGGCTTCGTGATCGTCGCCGAGGACGGGGGCGCCGGAGAGGACGCAGACGGCCCGCGGGCGCGGCAGCACGGGCGCTACCGCGTCACCGCCGGTCCGGGGCCGTTCACCGTCCGGGAACCGGTCGAGGTCGTCGCCGTGGTGGAGGACCGGGACCGGTGCGGCTTCGCGTACGGTACCCGCCACGGCCACCCCGTCAGCGGCGAGGAGGCCTTCGTCGTCCACCGGGACGACCGGGGCACGGTCCGCCTCACCCTCAGGTCCCTGACCCGCGCCGCCCCCGCGGGTCCCTGGCGCCGGCTGTTCCCGCTCCTCCTCCTCGCCCAGCGGTACGCGCGCCGGCGCTACCTGCGCGCGCTGTCCTGA
- a CDS encoding TetR/AcrR family transcriptional regulator — protein sequence MPSADRRLQPRRRPRQVRAELTRGRILTAAAHVFAEYGYAAGTTNRIAERAHISIGSLYQYFPNKDAILAELMVRHIDRGTWAEADELDLSPGSLEATVRALVRDAMDNHRDDPQLLRIMIEEASFSQELLDTIERHGKKRVGQVRDLLARHPDVHVGDLDVAAELIVFTVELNTHKLMADLRAVRVETFENELVAMTTRYLRGDQ from the coding sequence ATGCCGTCGGCCGACCGTCGTCTTCAGCCACGTCGCAGGCCCCGCCAGGTCCGTGCCGAGCTCACCCGTGGGCGCATCCTCACCGCCGCTGCTCACGTTTTCGCCGAGTACGGCTACGCCGCCGGCACCACCAACCGCATCGCCGAGCGCGCCCACATCTCCATCGGCTCGCTGTACCAGTACTTCCCGAACAAGGACGCCATCCTGGCCGAGCTGATGGTGCGGCACATCGACCGCGGCACGTGGGCGGAGGCCGACGAGCTGGATCTGTCCCCCGGGAGCCTGGAGGCGACGGTGCGGGCGCTGGTCCGCGACGCGATGGACAACCACCGCGACGATCCGCAGCTGCTGCGGATCATGATCGAGGAGGCGTCGTTCTCGCAGGAGCTGCTCGACACGATCGAGCGCCACGGGAAGAAGCGCGTCGGTCAGGTACGCGATCTCCTCGCCCGGCACCCGGACGTGCACGTGGGGGACCTCGACGTCGCGGCCGAGCTGATCGTGTTCACGGTGGAGCTCAACACGCACAAGCTGATGGCCGACCTGCGGGCCGTCCGGGTCGAGACGTTCGAGAACGAGCTGGTGGCCATGACGACCCGTTACCTGCGCGGCGATCAGTGA